Proteins found in one Columba livia isolate bColLiv1 breed racing homer chromosome 11, bColLiv1.pat.W.v2, whole genome shotgun sequence genomic segment:
- the FES gene encoding tyrosine-protein kinase Fes/Fps isoform X5 encodes MVSTGFPVPPQELELHSVQTAPAPAPGGRQNQPNGSDLARHDSELRLLETMKKWMSQRAKSDREYAGMLHNMFSQLEKQEGPGQLRTSDQGGQIWESWWVLASRTETLSQILRRHAEELVAGPLAKLSLLIRDKQQLRKAYSERWQQLSQEYTRTTQQEMEKLKAQYRSLARDSAQAKRKYQEASKDKERDKAKEKYVRSLWKLYALHNQYVLAVRAAALHHQHHYQRALPSLHQSLYSLQQEMVLVLKEILQEYYSISSLVQEDVLAVHQEITSAIQAIDPATEYSGFIQSHRYGSEVPPAVSFDKSLLEETESLAPGELQLNELTIESVQHCLTSVEEELVAATEAVGSKEQRVRELQAEIQDEEQGRSPGERVHLLSKWQGLQDAQQQLEGCLCTQAKLQAQRELLTEKLVVLDSGDPLPALPLQEDRHSVCSAEQERSGASALETLKNHISGIFSPKFSLPPPVPLIPEVQKPLCQQVWYHGAIPRAEVQELLSCSGDFLVRESQGKQEYVLSVLWDGQPRHFIIQAADNMYRLEGDGFPTIPLLVEHLLQSQQPITRKSGIVLARAVPKDKWVLNHEDVLLGERIGRGNFGEVFSGRLRADNTPVAVKSCRETLPPELKAKFLQEARILKQYNHPNIVRLIGVCTQKQPIYIVMELVQGGDFLSFLRSEGPHLRVKELIKMTENAAAGMEYLESKHCIHRDLAARNCLVTEKNALKISDFGMSREEEDGIYASTGGMKQIPVKWTAPEALNYGRYSSESDVWSFGILLWEAFSLGAVPYANLSNQQTREAVEQGVRLDRPEQCPEEVYQLMQRCWEYDPRKRPSFSTLHQDLIAIRKRHR; translated from the exons ATGGTCAGCACTGGGTTTCCTGTTCCTccccaggagctggagctgcactCGGTCCAGACTGCGCCGGCCCCAGCACCGGGAGGACGCCAGAACCAGCCCAACGGCAGTGACCTTGCG AGACAT GACAGTGAGCTGCGCCTCCTGGAGACCATGAAGAAGTGGATGTCGCAGCGCGCCAAGAGCGACCGGGAGTACGCAGGGATGCTGCACAACATGTTCTCCcagctggagaagcaggaggGCCCTGGGCAGCTCCGCACCAGCGACCAGGGTGGTCAGATCTGGGAG TCCTGGTGGGTGCTGGCGAGCCGGACTGAGACGCTGAGCCAGATCCTGCGACGGCACGCAGAGGAGCTGGTGGCGGGGCCACTGGCCAAGCTGAGCCTGCTCATTCGCGACAAGCAGCAGCTCCGCAAGGCCTACAGTGAGcggtggcagcagctcagccaggaGTACACCCGG ACCACGCAGCAGGAGATGGAGAAGCTGAAGGCGCAGTACCGCAGCCTGGCGCGTGACAGCGCTCAGGCCAAGCGCAAGTACCAGGAGGCCAGCAAAG ACAAGGAGCGAGACAAGGCAAAGGAGAAGTATGTGCGCAGCCTCTGGAAGCTCTACGCCCTGCACAACCAGTATGTGCTGGCCGTGCGGGCGGCCGCGctccaccaccagcaccactaCCAGCGGGCGCTGCCCAGCCTCCACCAGTCCCtttacagcctgcagcaggAGATGGTCCTTGTCCT GAAGGAGATCCTCCAGGAGTACTACAGCATCAGCAGCCTGGTGCAGGAGGACGTGCTGGCCGTGCACCAGGAAATCACCAGCGCCATCCAGGCCATTGACCCGGCCACGGAGTACAGCGGCTTCATCCAGAGCCACAG GTACGGCTCTGAGGTGCCGCCAGCCGTGTCCTTCGACAAGAGCTTGCTGGAGGAGACGGAGAGCCTGGCCCCAGGGGAGCTGCAGCTCAACGAGCTGACCATCGAAAGTGTCCAGCACTg CCTGACGTCGGTTGaggaggagctggtggctgcCACAGAGGCTGTGGGCAGCAAGGAGCAGCGGGTGCGGGAGCTGCAGGCGGAGATCCAGGACGAGGAGCAGGGACGCAGCCCCGGGGAGCG GGTGCACTTGCTGAGCAAgtggcaggggctgcaggacgCACAGCAGCAGCTCGAGGGCTGCCTGTGCACCCAGGCCAAGCTGCAGGCTCAGCGGGAGCTGCTGACAGAGAAGCTGGTGGTGCTGGACAGCGGGGACCCCCTGCCCGCCCTGCCGCTGCAGGAGGACCGGCACTCTGTCTGCTCTGCG GAGCAGGAGCGGAGTGGGGCCTCTGCACTGGAGACCCTCAAGAATCACATCTCGGGCATCTTCAGCCCCAAGTTCTCG CTGCCGCCCCCGGTGCCCCTGATCCCGGAGGTGCAGAAGCCGCTGTGCCAGCAGGTCTGGTACCATGGGGCCATCCCGCGTGCGGAGGTGCAGGAACTGCTGAGCTGCAGCGGGGACTTCCTGGTGCGGGAGAGCCAGGGCAAGCAGGAGTACGTGCTCAGCGTGCTGTGGGACGGGCAGCCCCGGCACTTCATCATCCAGGCTGCCGAC AACATGTACCGGCTGGAGGGGGACGGCTTCCCCACCATCCCACTACTGGTTGAGCAcctcctgcagagccagcagcccATCACGCGCAAGAGCGGGATCGTCCtggccagggctgtgcccaag GACAAATGGGTGCTCAACCATGAGGatgtgctgctgggggagcgCATTGGCCGG GGTAACTTTGGGGAGGTGTTCAGCGGCCGCCTGCGTGCTGACAACACCCCTGTGGCTGTGAAATCCTGCCGGGAAACCCTCCCACCTGAACTCAAGGCCAAGTTTCTGCAAGAAGCCAG GATTCTCAAGCAGTACAACCACCCCAACATCGTCCGGCTCATTGGCGTCTGCACCCAGAAGCAGCCCATTTACATCGttatggagctggtgcagg GGGGGGACTTCCTGAGCTTCCTGCGCAGTGAGGGGCCCCATCTGCGCGTGAAGGAGCTGATCAAGATGACAGAGAACGCTGCCGCTGGCATGGAGTACCTGGAGAGCAAGCACTGCATCCACAG GGACCTGGCCGCTCGCAACTGCCTGGTGACGGAGAAGAATGCCCTCAAGATCAGTGACTTCGGGATGTcacgggaggaggaggacggcATCTATGCCTCCACGGGCGGGATGAAGCAGATCCCTGTCAAGTGGACCGCGCCCGAAGCACTCAATTACG gccGATACAGCTCAGAGAGTGACGTCTGGAGCTTCGGGATCCTGCTGTGGGAAGCCTTCAGCCTGGGTGCTGTCCCCTACGCCAACCTCAGCAACCAGCAGACGCGAGAGGCAGTGGAGCAGG GCGTGCGGCTGGACCGCCCGGAGCAGTGCCCCGAGGAGGTGTACCAGCTGATGCAGCGCTGCTGGGAGTACGACCCCCGCAAGCGGCCCAGCTTCAGCACCCTCCACCAGGACCTCATTGCCATCCGCAAGCGGCACCGGTGA